From Methanophagales archaeon, one genomic window encodes:
- the cfbD gene encoding Ni-sirohydrochlorin a,c-diamide reductive cyclase catalytic subunit gives MSEEMILHPRPSAIVAALYTLRDLDVDVAVMHGPAGCSFKHSRLLEEDGMHVLTTAMNESNFVFGGHDSLVNVLRKAEEMFQPRLMGVVGTCSSMIIGEDLNRAIEDSGVSCSVIAVNVHAGYRDNTTGVILTLESAYKAGIISIAEFERQKRILDAATKIEKEVGAASRNYIPPSKGDSKIDVAKRLLELINMGKKGVCVLNAKKETAFMFADILRALNRVAAPAQIVNIANLDSTIGLSKIRGYSVRIIEELAAEGIRIDHIIGGLDEYPIAGERAAALIRSNYSNCDFVVLLGVPHAVPLRSYGINTEVFSVTNGPRTVQPLKWLGHDHVVLEIDLHPKTMGATGIIPSEFGDMLQKLSS, from the coding sequence ATGAGTGAAGAGATGATATTGCATCCGAGACCAAGTGCGATAGTGGCAGCGTTGTATACGCTCCGGGACCTTGATGTGGACGTAGCAGTGATGCATGGACCTGCAGGCTGCAGTTTTAAGCATAGCAGGCTACTTGAAGAAGATGGCATGCATGTTCTGACCACAGCAATGAACGAGAGTAACTTTGTCTTCGGTGGTCATGACTCGCTCGTGAATGTGCTGAGGAAGGCGGAGGAGATGTTTCAGCCCAGACTGATGGGCGTTGTCGGTACATGCTCGAGCATGATAATTGGAGAAGACCTGAACAGAGCGATAGAGGATAGCGGAGTCAGTTGCAGTGTGATAGCAGTAAACGTGCATGCTGGATACCGAGATAACACAACAGGAGTTATCTTAACTCTCGAATCCGCTTATAAGGCAGGTATAATCAGCATTGCTGAATTCGAGCGGCAGAAGAGGATACTCGACGCGGCGACGAAGATAGAGAAGGAGGTAGGTGCAGCCAGCAGGAACTATATACCACCATCCAAGGGTGATTCCAAGATAGACGTTGCAAAACGGTTACTTGAACTCATCAATATGGGTAAAAAGGGTGTGTGCGTCTTAAATGCGAAGAAGGAGACTGCATTCATGTTCGCAGACATTCTGAGGGCATTAAATCGGGTTGCAGCGCCAGCACAAATTGTTAATATCGCGAATCTCGACAGTACCATCGGGCTGAGTAAGATACGAGGCTATTCCGTTCGAATTATAGAGGAGTTAGCGGCAGAAGGTATACGAATAGATCATATAATCGGAGGTCTGGATGAGTACCCGATTGCGGGCGAGAGGGCAGCAGCTTTAATTCGCTCTAACTATTCGAACTGTGATTTCGTAGTCCTGCTGGGGGTACCTCATGCAGTACCACTGCGCAGCTACGGCATAAATACCGAGGTCTTCTCTGTTACCAACGGTCCAAGAACCGTGCAACCATTGAAATGGCTCGGGCATGACCATGTGGTACTTGAAATAGACCTTCATCCAAAAACGATGGGCGCTACCGGGATTATACCCTCAGAATTCGGAGATATGCTCCAGAAGCTGAGTTCATAG